The DNA segment CCGCGCGCGCGTTTGCCGTCAAACAGAATCGTATCGGTGAGCGCGCCGGTGAGAATCGTGAGCCGCTCGCGGTGTTTTGCCATATCCAGATAACCGCGTGCGGTAGAAGCACGGCGGCCGCGCGGCGTCACAAACCTGTCCATCGGGCCGAAGCCTTCCTGCTGATAGCCGTTCAAATCGTCGGTGCGCGGATAGCCCGCATCCACGCCTGCCTGAATCATGGCCTCAAACAACGGGTTCACATTCGGTTTGGCAGTAGTTACATGAATCGGGCCGCTGCCGCCGTGGTAATCGTTTTCGCCCGCATCGCGGTGTTCGGCCTTTTTGAAATAAGGCAGGCAGTCGAGATACGTCCAGTCTTCCAAACCGGGGATTTTCGCCCAATGATCGAAATCCAGCGCATTGCCGCGGATATAGCACATACCGTTAATCAGCGAAGAACCGCCCAAACCCTTGCCGCGCCCGCAATCCATACGGCGGTTGTTCATAAACGGCTCGGGGTCGGTTTTGTAGCCCCAGTTATAAGTCAAACCTTGCAGCGGCATCGCCAGCGCAGCGGGCATCTGCGTGCGGAAATCCAAACGGTAGTCGGGCAGGCCGGCTTCGAGCAGCAGCACCGATACATTTTCGTCTTCCGTCAGCCGCGCCGCCAACACATTGCCCGCACTGCCCGCGCCGATGATAATGTAGTCGTAAGTGGATTTTAGGGTCATGGGTTTCCTTTTTAGTGTGTGGTTTTCAGACGGCCTTTATGTTTGCAGGCCGTCTGAAACAGATTTTGAAACGGATCATGTTCGGGTTTCATCGTCATGATCTTTTGCTAAAAGGCCGTCTGAAAAACCGCATCAGGCGGTTGCCGTCTTCAGGTGTCTGAACTTTTGCCGTTCTGCTTTTCCGCTTGGTTCGGCTGTTTTTTCTTCGCCCTGCTTTTACTCTCAGGCAGCCACGGATTCAAACCTCTCTGCTCAATTTCGGGCTGCCATATTTGAATGATGGCCTTTACTTCTTCCCGGTCGTAGCGGTTTATTTTGACAGCCAAGCGGTTCCACTGGTCTTGGCTCAAATGAAGAACCGCCCAACAGATTAAATAAGGGATATGTGATTCGCGGTCAGGCTCCTCGCAATACCTGACTTCCTGTTCAAGATGTGCCAATCTCTTCTGCAACTGAGAACTTGGCAACGGCGGCGGATACCAAACTTCCACACCATGATCGGCCAGCTCGTTGCAACAGGCTTGCACGGCATAACGCAATGTTTTTTGCAACTCGAAATCACCGAACTGCGGCGCTATCCTATCCCATTGCGCCTGATTAATCTTGGGCAGAATCTTTTTGTATGCCGGCCAAAAAACACGGGCATGACCCGATGCCATCAGTTCTATTACGGCATCCAATTTATCCCGGTCGGAACCGCACATCTTTCCCAGCCAGCTTGCCGCCCATAGTTTTGCCTGATGAAGGGCTTGCTCCGTGCTCCCCGGCGTTTCTTCCTGCGTATCCGGAACGGCATGGAAAACAGCCATTACCTCAGTCCACATTTTGGCGTGCCTGGCACGGATATGGTTGCCGATAGCATCGGTAAAGCTATGCAGCGCGTCCGGGTGTTCATGCTTAAGCGTGTTGATGATTTCGGCCGCGTGTTCGAGATAACCGTAAAGCTGTTTGTCGGTGGGGTGCGAATATTTGTTGGGCATAGGCCAATCCAAACCACGGTCACGCACGGCTTTTTCCAATGCAATTTTGGCCTGCTTAATTTGTTCGATTCTGTTTGCCATTATTTCACTCCCTTCCGCAAGGCAACCCGACATACTGAATTAACGCTTTTTTTCAGACGGCCTCAAAACACCGATTGATAATCCCCCAGCTCCACCAGCACCGATTTGGTTTGCGTGTAGTGCATCAGCGTTTGGATGCCGTTTTCGCGGCCGATGCCGGATTGTTTGTAGCCGCCCACAGGCATTTGCGCGGGCGATTCGCCCCAGGCGTTGATCCAGCAGATGCCCGCCTGAAGTCTGCCGATGATGCGGTGGGCACGTTTGATGTCGGGCGTAACCACGCCTGCGGCCAAGCCGTATTCGGTGTGGTTGGCGCGCACGATCACTTCTTCTTCGGTGGTGTAGGCCAAAATGCTCATCACGGGGCCGAAGATTTCTTCGCGGGTAATCGCCATATCGTCGGTGCAGTCGGTGAACACGGTAGGGGCAACATACGCACCGTGTTCCATGCCGTTTTCTTTCAGACGGCCTCCGCCCGCCAGCAGCCGTGCGCCTTCCGCTTTGCCTCGTTCAATGTAGCCCAGCACTTTTTCCATGTGCGCGAAACTGGCCAGCGGGCCGAAATTCACGTTGTGGTCGAGCGGGTTGCCGGCGCGGATGCGGGCTACGCGCTCCACCACTTTGGCTTCAAACGCTTCTTTTTTGTTCACCGGCACAAACACGCGCGTGCCGTTGGTGCAGACTTGGCCGGAGCTGTAAAAATTGGCCATCAGAGCGATGTCGGCGGCAAGGTTCAAATCGGCATCGTCGCAAATAATCAGCGGCGACTTGCCGCCCAGCTCCATCGTCACTTCTTTCAGGGAAGACGCGGCGGCTTGCGACATCACTTTTTTACCCGTCGCCACACCGCCGGTAAACGACACTTTGGCAATCTGCGGATGGTTGCTCAAGGCCTCGCCCACGCGCCAATCGCCTTGAACCACATTAAACACGCCGTCGGGCAGACCGGCTTCGGTGAAAATTTCCGCCAGTTTCAGCGCGCCGGTAGGCGTCACTTCGCTGGGCTTGAAAATCATGGCGTTACCCGCCGCCAACGCGGGCGCGGCTTTCCACATGGCAATCTGAATCGGATAATTCCACGCGCCGATGCCGGCCACCACGCCCAACGGCTCTTGGCGGGTGTAGGCGAAAGCGGAATCGCGCAGGGGAATTTGGCGACCTTCGATCGCCTGCGCCAAACCCGCATAATATTCAATCACATCCGCGCCGGTAACGATATCGACATACAGGGTTTCAGACAGGGGCTTGCCGGTATCCAAGGTTTCGATGCGCGCCAATTCGTCGTTGCGTTCGCGCAAAATGGCCACGGCTTTGAGCAAAATGCGGCTGCGTTCCACGGCGGTCATCGCCGCCCAAACCTTTTGACCCGCCAAGGCCGTCTGAACGGCGGTTTCGATTTCTTCGGCACTGCTTTGCTGAACAGTAGATAAAACATCACCGTTGGCAGGGTTGATATTGCTGAATGTTTCGGCTTGGGAATCGGCGTTTACATAAGCGCCGTTGATGTATGCGGTGAGTATTTGCATGAAGAACCTCTCTTGTCTTGACCAATCGGACAGCCTGCCCGAACGCATCGCACGACACGGCAGTCAGGGTTTAGGCTCTGCAAACAGTATTGAAAAGCGGCTAACTGCCGTATATTGTGCGTAAAAGTGAATATTTTTACCTTATTGAAGCGAATTTCATTTTTACCATAACATATTTTCATAGCTGTGTCATGGCAAAGCCCCAAGCCTGAAAGCCGTTTTTCAGACGGCCTTACCGCACCTATCCGATAAATACACCGCGCCAACCGGCAACGGCGGGGTCAAAAATATGTTATAAAGGCATTTTCAAACCTACAAACTTGGAGCAACACGATGGAACTCGTATTTATCCGCCACGGGCAAAGCGAATGGAACGCCAAAAACCTGTTCACCGGCTGGCGCGACGTGAAACTGAGCGAGCAGGGTTTGGCAGA comes from the Neisseria dumasiana genome and includes:
- the betB gene encoding betaine-aldehyde dehydrogenase produces the protein MQILTAYINGAYVNADSQAETFSNINPANGDVLSTVQQSSAEEIETAVQTALAGQKVWAAMTAVERSRILLKAVAILRERNDELARIETLDTGKPLSETLYVDIVTGADVIEYYAGLAQAIEGRQIPLRDSAFAYTRQEPLGVVAGIGAWNYPIQIAMWKAAPALAAGNAMIFKPSEVTPTGALKLAEIFTEAGLPDGVFNVVQGDWRVGEALSNHPQIAKVSFTGGVATGKKVMSQAAASSLKEVTMELGGKSPLIICDDADLNLAADIALMANFYSSGQVCTNGTRVFVPVNKKEAFEAKVVERVARIRAGNPLDHNVNFGPLASFAHMEKVLGYIERGKAEGARLLAGGGRLKENGMEHGAYVAPTVFTDCTDDMAITREEIFGPVMSILAYTTEEEVIVRANHTEYGLAAGVVTPDIKRAHRIIGRLQAGICWINAWGESPAQMPVGGYKQSGIGRENGIQTLMHYTQTKSVLVELGDYQSVF